The following coding sequences are from one Deinococcota bacterium window:
- a CDS encoding metallophosphoesterase family protein → MGLAILSDVHGNLYALEAVLADMARQGAERAVCLGDVANFGPQPKEALQRGMPHAAWWLEGWLR, encoded by the coding sequence ATGGGCCTGGCCATTCTTTCCGACGTCCACGGCAACCTCTACGCGCTCGAGGCCGTCCTGGCCGACATGGCGCGGCAGGGCGCCGAGCGGGCCGTCTGCCTCGGCGACGTGGCCAACTTCGGCCCGCAGCCCAAAGAGGCGCTCCAGCGCGGCATGCCCCACGCGGCGTGGTGGCTCGAGGGCTGGTTGCGCTAG
- a CDS encoding DUF433 domain-containing protein, which translates to MTQTAYKHIAITEDGIPVIEGTRFKIKQLVGEKLAHGSSPEALQQEHPQLTLAQIYSALAYYEDHRDEIDPAIQEGEARAEALRPQFDSPDLKALVKARAGR; encoded by the coding sequence GTGACACAGACCGCTTACAAGCACATCGCCATCACGGAGGACGGGATTCCGGTAATTGAGGGAACGCGCTTCAAGATCAAGCAACTCGTGGGTGAGAAGCTCGCGCACGGCTCGAGCCCTGAAGCGTTGCAGCAAGAGCACCCGCAGCTTACGCTCGCGCAGATCTACTCCGCACTCGCCTACTACGAAGATCACCGAGACGAGATCGACCCGGCCATCCAAGAGGGCGAGGCGCGTGCCGAAGCGCTCAGACCGCAGTTCGATTCGCCCGACTTGAAGGCGCTCGTCAAGGCAAGGGCAGGGCGCTGA